TGTGGGTCCTCGACGGAGCGCGCCCGCCGCGCAAGATCTGCGCCATCGGTGTGAGGCTCACACGCGGCCGCTCGATGCACGGCTTCGCGCTGAACGTCGACCCCGACCTCTCGATGTTCCGGTACATCGTGCCGTGTGGCATCCACGACAGGGAGGTGACGTCGCTCGCGGCGGAGGGAGTCGACGTGACCATGCGCGAGGTCGTCGACGCCGTCATCGCGCGGGCCGCACAGCGATGGGGCCCGGTCGAGCGCCACGACGTGTCGGCGACGGCCGGCGACGCCCGCGTCAACCCGTCGGCGTTGTCGATCGAGACGCGCAAGCCCCCGTGGTTGCGGGTGAAGGCGAACATGGGACCCGAGTTCCGAAGCGTCCGGCGGACCATGCGGGGCCTCGACCTCGTCACCGTGTGCGAGGAGGCGGGCTGCCCCAACATCTTCGAGTGTTGGAACGACGGGACCGCCACGTTCATGATCAACGGCGACCGGTGCACGCGCGCGTGCGGGTTCTGCCTCGTCGACACGCGCCGCCCGGGGCCGCTCGACCCGCTCGAGCCCGAACACGTGGCGGAGGCGGTGGCGCGCATGGGTCTCGCTCACGCGGTGGTGACGGCCGTGGCGCGCGACGACCTGCCCGACGGTGGCGCCGAGGGGTTCGCCCAGGTGATTCGGGCCGTTCGCAGGCGCACGCCGGGCACCACGATCGAGGTGCTTGTCCCCGACTGCAAGGGTGAGCCGGCCGCCCTCGATGTGATCTTCGCGGCGCGGCCCGACGTGTTGAACCACAACCTGGAGACGGTCGCACGCCTGCAGCGCGCGGTCCGGCCGTCGGCGTCCTACGCCCGCAGCCTGGCCGTCCTCGGGCGGGCGGCGGCCGCCGGGCTCGTCACCAAGTCGGGCCTGATCCTCGGCATGGGCGAGCGCCCCGACGAGGTGCGCGGGGCCCTCGTCGACCTGCGCAACGTCGGCGTCGACATCGTCACCCTCGGGCAGTACCTGCGTCCCACCGCGCACCACCTGCCCGTCGACCGCTGGTGGCGCCCCGAGGAGTTCGACGAGCTGCGACGCTTCGGTGAGAGCTTGGGCTTCGCGCACGTGCAGGCATCGCCTCTGACGCGCTCGAGCTACCACGCCCGGCAAGCCGCGGACGCCGCAGGGCGCCAACCGTCCTCCGTGCTCTTGTCGGGGGTCGACGCGTGAGCCGCCCAGTGCGAGAGGGGGCGCGCGCGGCCCGCGTCGAGCGTGTGCGCGCGCGCATGGGTGAGCTCGGGGTCGACGCCCTGCTGCTGTCGCTCGGCGCCGACCTGCCGTGGCTCACCGGCTACGAGGCCATGCCCCTCGAGCGCCTCACCATGCTCGTGCTCCCGTCCGACGCGCGCCCCACTCTCGTCGTCCCCCGCCTCGAGGCGCCGCGCGTCGAGCACGACGAGGAGCTGTTCGCGCTGTTGCCGTGGGACGAGACCGACGACCCGGTGCGACTGGTGGCCGACCTGGTGGGGTCGCGCGCGTCTCTTAGTGTGTCCGACCGCACCTGGGCGACGTTCGTGCTCGACCTGCAGGACTCGCTCCCGGCCGCGCGCTTCTCGGTTGCGTCGAGGGTCACGGCTCCGCTCCGGGCCGTGAAGGACGACGAGGAGGTCGCCGCCCTACGGCGAGCCGCCGCGGCCGCCGATCGCGTCGCCACGCAGCTCGTTTCGGGCGACATCGCGCTCGTCGGTCGTACCGAGGCCGATGTGTCGCGCGACATCGGGCGCCGGCTCGTGGCCGAGGGTCATCAGCGCGTGAACTTCGCCATCGTGGGGAGCGGGCCCAACTCGGCCAGCCCGCACCACGGCGCCGGCGGGCGCGTCATCGCCGCGGGTGAGCCGGTCGTGTGCGACTTCGGCGGCACCTTCGACAGCTACTGCTCCGACATCACGCGCACGGTGTTCACCGGAGCGCCACCGCCGGAGTACCGCGATCTCTACTCCGTGCTCGAGGCCGCGCAGGCCGCCGCGGTCGACGCCGCCACGGTGGGCACGCCGTGCGAGGACGTCGACGCCGTCGCCCGCCGCCTCATCGACGACGGCGGCTACGGTCCGCACTTCATCCACCGCACCGGCCACGGCATCGGGCTGGAGGAGCACGAGGACCCTTACCTGGTCGGTGGCAACTGCGAGCCGCTCGCGCCGGGCCACGCGTTCTCGGTTGAGCCCGGCATCTATCTCGAAGGTCGATGGGGCGCGCGCCTCGAGGACATCGTGGTGGCCACCGCCGCCGGTCCGGAGGCGATCAACGGGGTCGACCACGGCCTGGCCGTGGTGGAGGCGTAGCGGGTGGAGCTCGGTATCGCCGGGAAGGTCGCGCTGGTCACGGCCGCCTCGAAGGGCCTGGGTCGGGCGAGCGCCCAGGCCCTGAGCGAGGAGGGGGCGAGTGTCGTCATCTGCGCCCGCGGCGAGGACGCGCTGAAGGAGGCCGCGGCGGGGATGCCCGGTGACGTGCACGCGGTGGTGGCCGACGTCACCCGACCCGAGGTGCCTCGGCAACTGGTCGACGCCGCGGTCGAGCGCTTCGGGGGGCTCGACATCCTGGTCGCCAACGCGGGCGGCCCACCGCCGGGTCGCGCCCTCGACGTCGACGACGACGCGGTGCGCGCCGCGGTCGAGGCCAACCTGCTCACCTCGGTGCGGCTCGTGCGCAGCGCGGTCCCGCACATGCATGCGAGCGGTTGGGGCCGGATCTGCCTCATCACCTCGTACTCGGTCAAGCAGCCCATCCCCACGCTCGCGCTGTCCAACGTCGCGCGCACGGGCCTGTGGGCGTGGGCCAAGACCGCGTCGGCCGACCTCTTCGCCGACGGCATCACGCTCAACCTGGCGTGCCCCGGTCCGCACGCGACCGACCGCATGAAGCAGCTCGGCGGTTTGGGGGTGCACGGCGACCCCGCCGACTTCGGCCGCATCGTCGCGTTCCTGTGCTCCGAACCGACCCGCTTCGTCAGCGGGGTGGCGCTCCCGGTCGACGGGGCCGCGATCCTCGGTCTGCTGTAGCGCGGTCCCGCTTCGGCGAGAGCTCCGCAGGTGACCTCCGCACCTGCGAAGGTGAAGGTCGGATGATCCGTCTCGACGCCGCGACCGTGCTCCTGCAGTGGGCGACCGGCGGCCTGCTCTTCCTGTGGGTCACGACCCGCCGGCGCCAGGTCGGCATCGGCTACGGCTGGCTGTTGCGAGGTGTCTACGCGACGCTGGCCGCCGGAGGCGTTGCCGCGGGGCAGGCGCTTCAGCCGGTCGCGGTCCGCGATGTCTGCGCCGGGCTCGTCGCCGTGAGCGCGCTCGGCGCGCTCGGGGTGTCGGTCGTCCGTCGCAAGGCGGGCGTTGCGGGAGAGCGGGCGCGGGAGGCGCGAACCGCGGCCAGGGTCGGTGCACGCGTCGCCGAGCGCCGCGACCCGGACGCGCTCGAGTTCCCACCGATGATCGACCTTGTCGCGCCTGCGATCGGCGCCATCGGTTTGGTGGCGGCGGGTCTCGCCGCCGGCGGCAACGACGTGCTCGCCGTCGCGCGCACGCTCGTGGGCGCCGCCTTCCTCGGCGCGGTCACCGACGCGATGCTGCTCGGTCACTGGTACCTCGTGCAGCCCGGTCTCGGGCGCGGCGCGCTCGAGGAGCTCAACCTTTGGGTCGGGTACGTGTGGCCATTCGAGGTGGCGGCGCTGCTGTGGCCGCCGGGGATGGTGCAGGTGCTCGGAGGCTCGATCGACGACGGCTACAACGGCGTCCTCGGCTGGTTCTGGCTCGCGTGCGCGATCAGCACCATCGCCCTCGTCGTCGTCACCCGCCTGGCGCTGCGCGAACGCGCCTACTCGGCGGTGATGGCGGCTACCGGCCTGCTGTATCTCGCCATCCTCACCGCCTTCGGCACCGACCTCGTGGCCCGCGCCGTGCTCGCCGGGAGTTAGCCCCACGGAGTGGGGCGTGGCGCGTTACCGCGCGACGAAGTACTTGGCCTTGGGGTGGTGGCAGATCAGGGCGGAGGTGGTCTGCTCGGGGTGGTACTGGAAGCCCTCGGCGACGGTGACGCCGATGCGGTCGGCCTCGAGCAGCTCGGCCACCTTGAGGTTGTCCTCCAGGTCGGGACAGGCCGGGTAGCCCCACGAGTAGCGCCCGCCGCGGTACTGCTGGCGGAAGAGGCCCGCGGCGAAGCCCCACTCCTGGCGGATGCGCAGGTGCCAGTACTCGGCCAGGGCCTCGGCCATCTCGACGCCGAGCCCATGCAGCAACAGGTAGTCCTGATAGCGGTTGGCCTCGAACAGCTCGGCCGTGGCCTCCGAGATCGCATTGCCCATGGTGACGATGTGGAAGGCGGCGTAGTCGGTCTCGCCGCTCTCGACCGGACGGAAGAAGTCGGCGATGCACAGGAACGGTGCCACCGTCTGGCGCGGGAACGGAAAGCGCATCCACTCGGCCGTGCGGCTCTCGTCCTTCCAGAGCACGACGTCGTTCCCCTCGCCGTTCGCCGCGAAGTAGCCGTAGACGACCTGCGGCACCAACACCCCCGATGTCTTGGCCTGGGCCAGCTGCTCGCGCAGGATCGGCCGGATGCGGGCCTTGAACGCGTCGTCCTTCTCTACGCCGCCTTCTGGCCGGAACTGCCACTGGTTGCGGAACAGCGCGGTCTCGTTGAGGTAGGCGGCGATCTCGTCGATGGAGATGCCCTTCACGACCTGCGAGCCGAGCCACGGCGGCACGAACACGGGGTTGTCGGTCTCGACGTCGGGTGACCGTGAGGGCAGTGCGGAGGCGTCGACCTCGCGCTTCTCGCGCTTCGGCAGGACGCGGCCGGTCAGCTCGCGCCCGAACTCGGGGTCGCTGTCGAGCCCCGCCCCCTTCTTGAGCGTCATCAGCCGCTCCATGGTGCGCAGGCCCTCGAAGGCGTCCTTGCCGTAGAAGACGCGGCCTTCGTACACGCCGCGCAGGTCGCGTTCGACGTACGAGCGGGTGAGGGCCGCCCCGCCGAGCAGGACCGGGAGCGTCGAGAGGCCGCGCTGGTTCAGCTCCTCGAGGTTGTCGCGCATGATCAGCGTGCTCTTCACGAGCAACCCGCTCATGCCGAGCGCGTCGGCGCTGACCTCCTCGGCCTTGGCGATGAGGTCGGCGATCGGCACCTTGATGCCGAGGTTGAACACCTCGTAGCCGTTGTTGGTGAGGATGATGTCGACCAGGTTCTTGCCGATGTCGTGCACGTCGCCCTTCACCGTGCCCAGCACGATGCGGCCCTTGCCCCCCTGGTCGGCCTTCTCCATGTGGGGCTCGAGGTAGGCGACGGCCGTCTTCATGCATTCGGCCGACTGCAACACGAACGGAAGCTGCATCTCGCCCGAGGCGAAGAGCTCGCCCACCACCTTCATGCCTTCGAGCAGGACGTCGTTCACGATCTCGAGCGCGGTGTGCGAGGTGAGCGCGTTGTCGAGGTCGGCCTCGAGGCCTTCACGGTCGCCGTCGATGATGCGGTGCTTGAGCCGCTCGTCGACGGGCCAGCCGCTGCGGTCCTCCTTCTCGACGGTGGTGGTGTCGACGCCCTCGAAGACCGCGAGCAGCTCCTGCAGCGGGTCGTAGCCGTCGCGCCGGCGGTCGTAGACGAGGTCGAGCGCGACCTGGCGCTGGTGCTCGTCGATGCGGTTCAGAGGCATGATGCGCGCCGCGTGCACGATCGCCGCGTCGAGGCCCGCTTCCACGCACTCGTGCAGGAACACAGAGTTGAGGACGTGGCGGGCCGCGGGTTTGAGCCCGAACGACACGTTGGAGACGCCGAGCACGGTGAACACGCCGGGCAGCTCGGCCTTGATGCGGCGGATCGCCTCGATGGTTGCCATCGCGTCGGCCCGCAGGTCGTCGTCGCCCGTCGAGAGCGGGAAGGTGAGCGCGTCGAAGATGATGTCGCCGGGTGACAGGCCGTAACGGTTGATCGCGAGGTCGTGGATGCGGTGGGCGACGCGCAGCTTCCACTCGACGTCGCGCGCCTGGCCCTCCTCATCGATGAGCAGGCAGATGACGGCCGCCCCGTACTCGCGGGCGAGCTTCATCACCCGGTCGAGCCGCGAGCCGGGCGCCTCGCCGTCCTCCAGGTTGGCGGAGTTGAGGATGGCACGGCCGCCGATCCACTGGAGCCCCGCCTCCATCACCTGGGGCTCGGTGGAGTCCATCACCAGCGGGACGCTGGCCTGGGTGGCGAAGCGTGACGCGATCTCGTCCATGTCGGCGGTGCCGTCGCGGCCGACGTAGTCGACGCACACGTCGAGCACGTGGGCGCCTTCCTTCAACTGCTCACGCGCCATCTGCACGCAACCGTCCCAGTCGGCTTCCAGCATCGCGTCGCGGAACTTCCTCGAGCCGTTGGCGTTGGTGCGCTCGCCGACGACGAGGAACGACGTCTCCTGGGCGAACGGCACCGCGCTGTAGATCGATGCCGCGCCGGGCTCGTGCGCCGGCTCGCGACGGGCCGGTGTGAGGTCGCGGCAACGCTCGACCACCCGGCTCAGATGCTCGGGCGTGGTGCCGCAGCAACCGCCCACCACCGACACGCCGAGATCGGTGATGAAGCGGGTTTGGAAATCGGCCAGCTCGTCGGGCGTGAGGTCGTAGTGCGTGCGCCCGTCGACCACCGAAGGCAGACCCGCGTTCGGCAGGCACGAGATCGGCAGCCGCGAGTGCTGCGACAGGTGGCGAAGGTGCTCGTTCATTTCGCGGGGCCCGGTGGCGCAGTTGAGGCCGAACACATCGGGGCCCATCGCCTCGAGCGCGGTGAGAGCGGCCCCGATCTCGGTGCCCAGCAGCATGCGGCCGTTGGTCTCCATGGTGACCTGCAGCTGGATCGGGACGTCGCGCCCGGTCGCGGCCATAGCCCGCCGGCAACCGACGAGCGCGGCCTTGGCCTGCAGGAGGTCGTAGACGGTCTCGACGAGGAGGAGGTCGACGCCGCCATCGAGCAGCCCGCGGGCCTGCTCCTCGTACGCGTCGCGCAGCGGGGCGAAGCGGATCTGGCCGAGCGAGGGGAGCTTGGTGCCCGGCCCCATCGAGCCCGCCACCCACCTGCCCGGATAGCCCGACGCCACCTCCCTGGCGATGCGCGCCGCCTTGACGTTGAGCTCGTAGGCCCGATCGGCGATCTGGTACTCGGCCAGCACGGTGGCGAAACCGCCGAACGTGTCGGTCTCGACCACGTCGACGCCGACGTCAAGGAACGCGCGGTGGAAGTCGGCCACCACGTCGGGCCGGGTGTCGACCAGGACCTCGTTGCAACCCTCGAGCGACGGGCCCCCGAAGTCGTCGGCGCTGAGGTCGCGTGCCTGCAACGTCGTGCCGGTGGCGCCGTCGTAGATCACGACGCGTTCACGCACGGCGTCGAGGAAGCTGCTGGATCCCATCGGGAAAAAGCGTAGTGGGCCGGCCGCAGTTGCCCTCTACGGTTTGGCGTGCTCACGGCGAGCCGCGTCTCGCGTCACCGGGGCGCGCAGCTGGTCCTCGACCAGGTCTCGCTGTCTGTGGGGCCCCGCAGCCGCATCGGTGTCGTGGGCCCGAACGGCATCGGCAAATCGACCCTGCTGCGCATCCTGGCCGGCCTCGAAGCCCCCGACGAGGGGCGGGTCGAGCGCGCCCCCGCGGCGCTGACGGTGGGCTATCTGCCGCAGGAGCCCGACGCCCGCCCGGGCGAGTCGTTGGTCTCCTACCTCGCCCGGCGGACGGGCGTGGCCGCGGCCGGCGCCGACCTCGACCGGCTGACGGCGGAGATGAACCACGACCCTTCGCTCGTCGACGCGTACACCGAGGCGCTCGAGCGCTTCCTCGCCCTGGGTGGAGACGACCTCGAGGCGCGGGCCGGCGCGGTGTGTGCCGACGTGGGCCTCGCCGACGACCGCCTGGGCGTCGAGATGGGTGCGTTGTCGGGCGGTCAGGCCGCCCGCGCCGCGCTGGCCGCCATCCTGCTCGCGCGCTTCGACGTCTTCCTGCTCGACGAGCCCACCAACAACCTCGACTTCGCCGGCCTCGACCGGCTCGAGCGCTTTGTGACCGGACTGGTCGGCGCGGTGGTCGTCGTCTCCCACGACCGCGCCTTCCTCGACCGCGCGGTCGATCGCATCGTGGAGATCGGTGAGGAGACGCACCGGGCGACGGAGTTCGCAGGTGGTTGGAGCGAGTACGTGGCGGCGCGCGAGCTGGCGCGCAGCCAGCAGTACGAGGCGCACGAGAAGTACCGGTCGGAGCGCGCGCGTCTCGTCGACCGGGCGCGCACGCAACGGGCGTGGGCGGAGGAAGGCGCGCGGCGCACCAAGAAGAAGCCGCGCGACCCCGACAAGGCCCAACGCGACTTCTTCGTCAATCGCACCGAGAAGCAGGCGTCGAAGGTCCGCGCGACCGAGAAGAAGCTGGCGCAGCTCGAGGCGGTCGAGAAGCCGTGGGAGGGTTGGCAGCTGCACGTGACGTTGGCGCCAAAGGCGCGCAGCGGCGATGTCGTCGCCCGCCTGGAAGGCGCGGTGATCCAGCGGGGCGAGGGGAGCCCGGAGCACCCCGGCTTCCGGCTGGGGCCGATCGACCTCGAGGTCCGCTGGCAGGAACGCGTCGCCGTGCTCGGGCCCAACGGCAG
The DNA window shown above is from Actinomycetota bacterium and carries:
- the lipA gene encoding lipoyl synthase, which gives rise to MSVLHARWLGRVRYRDAHALQHALFEHADDYLLLLEHPHVYTLGVRASLDHVLVPPASVGAELVETDRGGDVTYHGPGQLVGYPILGVPMGPDATPRYVHGVEQLVIDVLTDLGLPHAGRAEGYPGVWVLDGARPPRKICAIGVRLTRGRSMHGFALNVDPDLSMFRYIVPCGIHDREVTSLAAEGVDVTMREVVDAVIARAAQRWGPVERHDVSATAGDARVNPSALSIETRKPPWLRVKANMGPEFRSVRRTMRGLDLVTVCEEAGCPNIFECWNDGTATFMINGDRCTRACGFCLVDTRRPGPLDPLEPEHVAEAVARMGLAHAVVTAVARDDLPDGGAEGFAQVIRAVRRRTPGTTIEVLVPDCKGEPAALDVIFAARPDVLNHNLETVARLQRAVRPSASYARSLAVLGRAAAAGLVTKSGLILGMGERPDEVRGALVDLRNVGVDIVTLGQYLRPTAHHLPVDRWWRPEEFDELRRFGESLGFAHVQASPLTRSSYHARQAADAAGRQPSSVLLSGVDA
- a CDS encoding aminopeptidase P family protein codes for the protein MGELGVDALLLSLGADLPWLTGYEAMPLERLTMLVLPSDARPTLVVPRLEAPRVEHDEELFALLPWDETDDPVRLVADLVGSRASLSVSDRTWATFVLDLQDSLPAARFSVASRVTAPLRAVKDDEEVAALRRAAAAADRVATQLVSGDIALVGRTEADVSRDIGRRLVAEGHQRVNFAIVGSGPNSASPHHGAGGRVIAAGEPVVCDFGGTFDSYCSDITRTVFTGAPPPEYRDLYSVLEAAQAAAVDAATVGTPCEDVDAVARRLIDDGGYGPHFIHRTGHGIGLEEHEDPYLVGGNCEPLAPGHAFSVEPGIYLEGRWGARLEDIVVATAAGPEAINGVDHGLAVVEA
- a CDS encoding SDR family oxidoreductase, which produces MELGIAGKVALVTAASKGLGRASAQALSEEGASVVICARGEDALKEAAAGMPGDVHAVVADVTRPEVPRQLVDAAVERFGGLDILVANAGGPPPGRALDVDDDAVRAAVEANLLTSVRLVRSAVPHMHASGWGRICLITSYSVKQPIPTLALSNVARTGLWAWAKTASADLFADGITLNLACPGPHATDRMKQLGGLGVHGDPADFGRIVAFLCSEPTRFVSGVALPVDGAAILGLL
- the metH gene encoding methionine synthase, with translation MGSSSFLDAVRERVVIYDGATGTTLQARDLSADDFGGPSLEGCNEVLVDTRPDVVADFHRAFLDVGVDVVETDTFGGFATVLAEYQIADRAYELNVKAARIAREVASGYPGRWVAGSMGPGTKLPSLGQIRFAPLRDAYEEQARGLLDGGVDLLLVETVYDLLQAKAALVGCRRAMAATGRDVPIQLQVTMETNGRMLLGTEIGAALTALEAMGPDVFGLNCATGPREMNEHLRHLSQHSRLPISCLPNAGLPSVVDGRTHYDLTPDELADFQTRFITDLGVSVVGGCCGTTPEHLSRVVERCRDLTPARREPAHEPGAASIYSAVPFAQETSFLVVGERTNANGSRKFRDAMLEADWDGCVQMAREQLKEGAHVLDVCVDYVGRDGTADMDEIASRFATQASVPLVMDSTEPQVMEAGLQWIGGRAILNSANLEDGEAPGSRLDRVMKLAREYGAAVICLLIDEEGQARDVEWKLRVAHRIHDLAINRYGLSPGDIIFDALTFPLSTGDDDLRADAMATIEAIRRIKAELPGVFTVLGVSNVSFGLKPAARHVLNSVFLHECVEAGLDAAIVHAARIMPLNRIDEHQRQVALDLVYDRRRDGYDPLQELLAVFEGVDTTTVEKEDRSGWPVDERLKHRIIDGDREGLEADLDNALTSHTALEIVNDVLLEGMKVVGELFASGEMQLPFVLQSAECMKTAVAYLEPHMEKADQGGKGRIVLGTVKGDVHDIGKNLVDIILTNNGYEVFNLGIKVPIADLIAKAEEVSADALGMSGLLVKSTLIMRDNLEELNQRGLSTLPVLLGGAALTRSYVERDLRGVYEGRVFYGKDAFEGLRTMERLMTLKKGAGLDSDPEFGRELTGRVLPKREKREVDASALPSRSPDVETDNPVFVPPWLGSQVVKGISIDEIAAYLNETALFRNQWQFRPEGGVEKDDAFKARIRPILREQLAQAKTSGVLVPQVVYGYFAANGEGNDVVLWKDESRTAEWMRFPFPRQTVAPFLCIADFFRPVESGETDYAAFHIVTMGNAISEATAELFEANRYQDYLLLHGLGVEMAEALAEYWHLRIRQEWGFAAGLFRQQYRGGRYSWGYPACPDLEDNLKVAELLEADRIGVTVAEGFQYHPEQTTSALICHHPKAKYFVAR
- a CDS encoding ABC-F family ATP-binding cassette domain-containing protein: MVLDQVSLSVGPRSRIGVVGPNGIGKSTLLRILAGLEAPDEGRVERAPAALTVGYLPQEPDARPGESLVSYLARRTGVAAAGADLDRLTAEMNHDPSLVDAYTEALERFLALGGDDLEARAGAVCADVGLADDRLGVEMGALSGGQAARAALAAILLARFDVFLLDEPTNNLDFAGLDRLERFVTGLVGAVVVVSHDRAFLDRAVDRIVEIGEETHRATEFAGGWSEYVAARELARSQQYEAHEKYRSERARLVDRARTQRAWAEEGARRTKKKPRDPDKAQRDFFVNRTEKQASKVRATEKKLAQLEAVEKPWEGWQLHVTLAPKARSGDVVARLEGAVIQRGEGSPEHPGFRLGPIDLEVRWQERVAVLGPNGSGKTTLLQALLGRLPLAEGRRHVGPGVVVGEMDQGRGLFAGAGTVLDIFLARTGYAVDEARSLLAKFALGPDHVLRAGERLSPGERSRALLAMLMAQGVNCLVLDEPTNHLDLAAIEQLEEALDSYEGTLLLVTHDRWLLDAVRITRSIEL